The proteins below are encoded in one region of Diorhabda carinulata isolate Delta chromosome 3, icDioCari1.1, whole genome shotgun sequence:
- the LOC130891410 gene encoding uncharacterized protein LOC130891410: MKNIFLLLCLLYIYENVLAIMTEKQIEATKKLIRNTCINKQGVAPEKVDGMYKGEFDFSDKNSMCYMHCVLKTYKLIKKDNTFDWEEGINVMQTIAPPNIATPVIESIKNCKNAVKTDNKCTAALEIAKCLYDDDPEHYILP, from the exons atgaagaatatttttctccttttatgtttattatatatatacgaaAACGTTCTGGCAATT ATGACCGAAAAACAAATTGAGGctaccaaaaaattaattagaaatactTGCATAAATAAGCAGGGAGTAGCTCCTG aaaaagtaGATGGGATGTATAAGGGAGAGTTCGacttttcagataaaaattcaatg TGTTATATGCATTGTGTTTTGAAAACCTATAAATTG ATAAAAAAAGACAACACATTTGACTGGGAAGAAGGTATAAATGTTATGCAGACTATCGCTCCTCCTAATATTGCTACACCCGTTATTGAAAGTattaaaaactgtaaaaatGCAGTTAAGACGGACAATAAATGTACAGCTGCTCTTGAAATCGCCAAGTGTTTATATGATGACGATCCTGAA CATTATATCTTACCCTGA